The Hordeum vulgare subsp. vulgare chromosome 7H, MorexV3_pseudomolecules_assembly, whole genome shotgun sequence DNA window GCCCTAAAGTTCaccaaaattacccaccaatgccacccgtaagtgacaaaaacgattcgttttttgAACTTCGATTCGGCTCTTTCTTTTTAATTTTAAAGGATGTGGTTCCCATATTTTATAACAAGCACAAGGCTAGCCAAACGCTTGGGTGCGTGCTGTCCATCCTGGAGACCCAGGTTCGATCCCGATCGCGGCCTACAaccccttttttgtttttctatttcacactttttctacttttttttctctttcgtcTTTATTTCGATAAAATTTGCACAAATGTTAATTATGGATTAAAGAAATGTCAAATCTATAGACAAATAAGTTttcatatataaaaaaatacacaGTGCGTATGAACAACAAATaatatattttcttttattttgaaaaatagtgatcgtgtatttaaaaaactttaaatgtgcatagaaaaatgtttccggtgtataagaaaacatatacaaaaatatataatatgtatggaacaaattaaacataaaaaatataacttttcaaaaatgttaatcgtATATTTGAATAGTgtaaaacatgtatataaaaattaaaaaatattcatgattcatacaaaatatgtaaaatgtgtattaAAAAAATTAGACATCAAAACTCAATAATGTTTCTGATGTCACACGTAAAAAAATGTttctaatgtataaaaaatatacaatgttGTTTATACAAGCTTTACGTAAACAAACGGCTTAgctttgatttttcatatatataaactgttttgctaattattttttAAGAATATCGATATTGATACGCAACTTGAACATCTGGTATGCATGTACTTATAAATTGATTGTTTTCGATGAAACCGTCTAATATGTTTGCAACCAAATTAAGATTTCACTTagattacaaatgcaaacacatacGGAGTATATCAGCAAGATAAAAATAATGTTCTTATGCATATGCTATCATTAATTAATAAAACATATTTTACCATTTCATCATAATTCAaataatgttcatgcatttcaaaaaatgtctTAAAATTTTAAGAGCATAATGTGATTATCACAATtgaaaattatattttttttcttccgttacAATAGACGGACCTTTTTGCTAGTACGGTACTAAATAGCacatgttaattaattaattattcaaCATCACTTGGCCGGAAACCACATGGAGTTGCCACACTCCTACACACTACTAACACGGAACAAGAAAATCGGTCGAGGTCGATCGAGACGCACACAAATCGCAGGCACGCACAGCACTGGAGCGAGCAAGCACTGTAGCACCCCACGCCACACGCTAGTATGGTAGTAAAGCTATGGCGAGAGCCGAGCCAGAGCGGCCATGCAGGCTAGGCTAGGCTAGGCGTCGAGGACGGTGGGGCACTGGAAGCCGTTGGGCGGGTGCTTGCCGCAGGTGATGAGCAGCCGGAGCGCCACCGGGAGGTAGATGTTGATGTTGAGGACCCGCGCCCGGATGGTGGTGCAGAGGCACAGCGCCGCGTCCAGGTCCGCCACCCCCTGCACCAGCGGGCAGCACTTGCTCCGCGCCTCCCGCCCGATCACCAGGTGCACCAGCCCGCTCAGCACGTCCACGCACGCGTTCAGCTTCAGCGCGTCGATCGGGCACGTCTTCCTccccggcgacggcggcggcacgtACGGCGGCGTGTACGGCGGCACGTACGGCGGCGTGTATGGCGGTGTCGGTGGCACGTAGGGCGGCGACGGTGGGACGTATGGCGGGGTTGGCGGCACGTAGGGAGGAGTGTATGGAGGTGTCGGTGGGACGTATGGTGGCACGTACGGCGGAGGCAGTGGCGTTGGTGGCACGTACGGCGGGCTTGGCGGAATGTACGGTGGCGACGGCGGGGTGTAGGGCGGCGTGGGCGGCACGTAAGGCGGTGGCAGTGGCGTGGGAGGCCCGTACGGCGGAGTCGGCGGTGGGCGCGGCGTGGGAGGCGGGTGGCACGGCGGGCATTTGGGCCCCGACGGCGGGCCGGGGTGGTGCTTGGGCGGCTTGCCGTGGTGGGGCGGGTGGTGGTGTCcaggatcaccaccaccaccgccgccgccgccatggcccggCGGGCAGTTACTGTACGACCCGTGCGCGCCCGGCaggagcaggacgacggcgacgccaACAAGCAGGAGGGAGCAGACTCTGGCAAGGCAGGCCATGGCGCCGGTCAGTGGGCGATCCCAATGCCAGCGCGGTGCCGAGAGACGCGCCCGTGCACGCCTTTTATAGAGGGGGTATGCCAGCCGCGCGCCCCATGCCGCGCGCCAGGTGTTCGACGGGAGCCCAGCTGGCGCGCGCGCGGCACAAGGGGCCACGGGCGGCGCGGGGCTCACGGTTCACGGGCGCGCGCTGCACGCGTACAGAGGCGTCGCTTCTAGTTGTACCCCATGCGCCCGATGCGGGCATTCCGCCATGGCATGAGGCGCGGCAGCGGAGGGAAGGAGCATGAGAGTGGAAAGTGAGGCTGACTGAGGATTTGTCCTTTGAGACGAGACCCGAGCGCCCGTGAACTGTCAGGGCTTTGGCGCCTTCGCTGACTCTACTCTACGGCTGGACTCTTCGCTTCGGATGCTCTCTACACCAACCAGCACCGTTTCTTCTTCTCAAAATTCTCTCACATTTCTAAGCATACAGTAGGTTGCGGTAAGAAAAATGCAGTAGGTCAAGATTAAAGTCCAGCTTTTTTTATTGggcactagcaaaagagcccgtacgattgcaacggaagagaaaataacacacgctttgaacataatatattttcacatgacatcacatttgtgttgccgacgatgtcctcagtgctcacacaacgaaaatgtgtttgaatgtacagtcactcggaataagatgagaaatatgttgtttctccccacgtggtttttcaaaggtgtgcatgtgtggttaacgatgttttctttcctctcaatttggttttaatttaatggatgtttattgcaattcgtatcgtcgtcaaaaatagagaaaaaaagaccgtgcactacagattaagtttgcatcaaaaataatatttaagaagtatttaacagctaaaaataacatcatatttaaattctacatattttttaatcaatttcatatataacatgttaaaatcgaagttacggtttaaaagatatggataattttgttttagataaaatgtagattgattaactgaaaattcagttttttttgttaaaacaaaaaaaccGTTTCAGCTGACTTAAATCCgaactgcgggttgattacctaaaacatcagggggttttctgaaaaatagaaaaaaacgattcgttttgtgacttaaatccggactgcgagttgattacctgaaatatcagggggttttctgaaaaatgcaaaaacCGATTCATTTTCTGACTAAAATTCGGACTAcgggttgatttcaggaaatatcacgggcttttttgtaaaagtgacacgacggacgacagaagcgaaTAGCgcattattattagggagagaaaaAGGGATCCAGATCTGTCATAAAAGTTCATCAGAAGTATAAAACACCTTAATCATAAAAAAAATACTCTATCCAtccgaaattaaaaaaaaatactCTATCCATCCGAAATTACTTGTCACAAAAATGATATAAACGAatatatctagaactaaaatacatttagatacatctatttctcgGACAAGTATTTTCGAACGAAGAAGTATTAAATTGAGGTCTCTACATCATCGAACGACCACTACCGTCACCGACGCATTTTTGTCACCAGTCCTTCACCGAAGCTGGCTTAACATCGTCAATGACGGTGGAAGACCTTCCTGCACATACTCTCTTGAGCGTGATTTTTTTTCCCGTTGTGCATGACAACTCTCTGTCCTTAAAAGTAATGTTCCTTTCACTTGAAATCTTTTCCCATTGTGCATGACAATTCTCTGTCCTTTTCCTCTACATTTTGCTATATCAAACACGCAATGATTTCTCTCTTGCACCCACAAGTACATGGATTTCATTTTCAATCTAAACTTGAAACAACCATAGCTGTTAAATAAATTTCGGATAAATATTCCATTTAAACAAGTGTCTTTCTTTCAATGGTATCTTCAAAAGAAGCCCAATTTTTAGTATAGCAATAAAATTTGGAAGCACAATGAAACTTGTATGAAATGGTATGAACCACATGAGTCGCAATGAAATAGTATGGTGCTCACCAGAACAAAGGTAAAAACAAGATAACACACTGACACAAAATGAAACAGTATAATGCACTCACGTATTGACCTTGGGGGCCATGGGGCCAGGCCCAAGGCCAGAATCGGGTCGGCCCTTTCCTATCTTGATTTGAGTCACACCAAAATACAACGAGATATTGTGGTGCACACCCGAGGTAGCACACTGACACAAAATGAAACATTATAATGCACTCTAAAACACAACGAAACACAATGAAAATAGAAAACTACTATTCTTATATCATAGAAAGTTAAATGTGCATGTCACGCATTCGATGGTGCACTCCGAAAACATGGTGAAACTCTAGAAAACTAAACAAAAACTACTGTCCCTATGAGcagttagaaaatcattgtatttgTGCTGTTAATACATCAAAAATTGAAAACACAGACAATATTTGACTTGTTTTTATTTGTATCTGTTTCAATGTGTCTATTTTTTAATTTCATTTCATATGTTGATTCATGCTTGATGCTACTCCATGAGTCAATAAAAGCACCCTTTATATGAAATAAAAAAGCAAGCCGTATACCGTAAAACTCTTAGTCTTCATTGGATTGTCGTTCCAACGCTTTTACACCTGTAAAATATACAGACCATGATCCATCGTTTTCATTCTCTGCTGAAAATCATGCACGGCCAGTAAAATACACTTGTAAAACAAATACGGGTGTATTAAAATACACCGATTCCAAGGGGCGCCTTATGGAATTCCACGCGACAAACAGGCATAAACATGTACACCATCGAAGCAGTCATCCAGTTAGAAGAACATGTATGGATTTCCTGATCTGCAGCCTCTCCACTAGTCCCCAAACACAAAGCAGCAGGTTCAGAAACCACAGCAGCAACCACTCTGTTCCCCTATGAACTCCAGCAAGACCACTGGGATGGCACTGGCATACACCACCACCCGGCCAAACCATTCTCATACACCAATCAGATAATAACTCGTTATTATTACAACATATCACAATCAGACAATGTCGTCGATTCGCTTAGGCAACGGGCAAAAACAGTGTGATTGATCTAAGCGAGACATGGGTGTCAGAGCTCCAATTTTCGGTGATGGACATGGAGCCCAATTTCTTTTCTGTACAGTTAATACAAGACTAGCATCCAACAATGCCAAGAAATCACAGAAATGCCTTTTCTGTCGTATCAGATGGCAATCACCGCCGCGCCTTTCCTGTCATGAAGAAGAGAGCACATTCCCAGTTAGCTTCAACCAAAACCTCGACCTTAGCCTCCTAGTGAAGTCATAACTCTAACCCGCGCTCCAATTTGTCGGATGCAGGTCTCTCTGGTGAGATCCACCTGCACCCAAAGCCGCCGTCCACCGGAGTGGAGGTTGCCGTCGACGTGGTGATTGCCGACGACCCCTTCCACCACCCACCGTCTCGGAAGGACCCCGTGAGTGCGCCTGTGCCGTCCTCTCATGTTGATCCTCTCTAGatcgccgccggcgaccaccgcGAGCCTTTGTCACTGGTGCAAATTTCAAACGCAAGAGGGGCCCGCTGGTCAGATCCTTTTCTTTTTTGAATCGTTTTCTGAAAAAGTCTTTTCATGGATAAGCTTCCTCCTCtcggctaactatgtatttttataTATAGggaaaatacatcctaccacccaggggtagttaccccacgtGTTCCATATACTACCACGGGGAGTATATATATTACTTTATCATTCTTATTATGTTCATataccatatataagatttttcaaagtaagttacatgaaaaaattacaaggtgatccatagtttttattatatttgtgaaatacgcatatatttgtatgtaaaaaaagcatacacaaaatatgatacatactaccaaaaaaatagtacatatatactacctaaacataattatatactacatactatgcatacatactctccgatttgatagatactacatacaacatacaaaacacaagtggtgataactaccaccggtggtagataaaatttgtcctattcatcacccagggtgcaaaATATTTTATTCTTCACCCAAGATAATTTTACAATCAACTTACAAATAAAATACAtttaaaatacaaatagttacatttatattgaatcacttcataaaatttgacaaaagaaaaacaacagtATAGGTCATAAGATAAGAAAAAATTGAATTTATTGTATTTCTTGCATTATTTTTATACattcgtaattttacgtgacataaaatatttttacgttgattatatttttttacggtctctttttagtaTAAAATAAGGCAAAATTTAtgaaacgtaaaattacggtgcattgtgtgaaaataaaggggggtgaagaataactattcctcgccCAGGGTGATAAATAGCgtcaccccctttatttttacatcaatacaccgtaattttacgtttctgaaattttaatcttatcttatatgtaaaaagagaccgtaaaaaaatacatagtcactgtaaaaaatattttatttcacgtaaaattacaaacctaAAAACATTGTGTAAATTATACATGAAAtgtgatttttctggtcttatgacctatatttttgttttcttatgtcaattttttcgtagtgaatcaatataaacgtatctatttgcatttcaaatttaatttatttatgaaatggtcgtaaaattacctcgggtgaggaataatttaatctgcaccctgggtgatgaatagagtttctatatatatatatatatatataatatttggTATATACAATTTCTCCTACAACTTACGAATCAATTATGTGTATGCATTAATTGGTGAAGTGGTATTCTCCGTTGGAATTTATGACGTGCTTCAGCAAAAATCCCAAAATCTCCTCTTGAAGTGTTTGTATACGTTCCGTTCGGAGGAGTTCCTCCTATTTCTGTGACATCTTTTAAAGaaggagaccaatatgaatattTTATATGTGCGTATATATATTAGATCATGATATAAAAATTATGAATACTGTTTAAGTAACtcaaaagttcatggatttttgACCCGTTCGGTCATAAAGCGAATGTTCAAgcaaacatagtatgcacatagCTTATTCACTCATTCCTGCCGCATGCAATACTTTACGAGTATAGAATTCAAtgagataataatcaagcattataatggtattgaaactagaactacAGAAATACACGGatgtagctagtactacttaattaccctGGACGTTGTCCATCACAGCTCTGGTTTTCATTCACCGCGAACATTCTTGATGGACCGGCTTCAAACAATGACCCGGAAATAAAAAGAATAAAATGAGTCATTCATTAACTGATATCAGGACAGGAACTAACGCGGTCGACATAGTGCGATAACGATTGAAATTACCGGTCGAGCATCAACTTCACGGACATGTTCTCGTCCGGGTCTTTTCTTAGCAAGTAAAGTACGTGAACGTTTTCCTTGTCAACCGTAATGACTAGCAGGATCTAGTGGAATATGCGTTGTATAAGCGGGCACACATGCAACTCATCAAGCATTATACGTAAACTTAACATCGATCGGGTAAGCAAAATAAAATTtatagtacaagacagtaacactcacctgaagttgtaaggaaataatattttttcATTGTGACTTAGTATCTCAAAAAACCGGAACAAGTTTTCCTCTGTATCTTTTGGGAATTCTATTACCGCCTTCTCATAAATGCtatttgggtcaatgaagccaATGTCATATACTCCAtcttttttcatttcaaacatcttcATTCATAACACCACACACAAAAGAATATAGGGAGGATAATTAGAGGCAAATGAACGATCCGATGAGCTAGGGACTTGAATTACAGAAGGAAatcacttacagacaatagcaactgacGAGAGATTTGTCGAATGcatcttgattgtataactgccaAAATTCTAAATTCTCAATCCAAAAATCTTTTTCATTGAAGAAATGTTCTGccttgactttcaccatgaggcACGTATGCCCGAGTTTTGCTTCCTTCATGTACCAGCTACGGAATCTATACATTTTCGTTGATAGCTGCTTGACAAGCTCAGGCAGGGCGAGAGGTTTCTTGGGTTGAAATGTACATATTAGTTGGTTATCCCCTTCCACCGTGAGAATGTTCTCGTTGCCTAGGAGTTGTGCAACAGTGACACCAGGCTCTCTAGCCATCTCTTTAGCAACATCGGGATCGATTATGAACTCATCGGTATCCACCTTGAGCGGCTGGATCGATTGCATTGACTATTCTCCCAGCTGGGGAATGGTTTTCCTGCTTCTTTTAGTAAGGATAGCCCCCTTCATTTGCCCTTTTTGATATGACTTGATAATAGAGCGGTCATAGTCTGATTTTATTCTCTTCGGAGGCGGCGGATCCGCAAGATTGGCCAGAACGCGCTTGATGATTTCCAGAGGTATTATCTCCTTTGGCGGGGGCTTTCTCTCAGCTAAATGGGCCCACAACTCAGCAACCAttgtctcatctctttcctccgtggtcttctcgtaagccaactttggcgggggaggaggggtgcgttTCTTCCTTGGCTTATTCCGCTTTGGAgtctggttcttcatcagaaaATGAAATGGTCGCCCGGTGGCGGGTTGGCGGGGTGGAGTTGGCTGAAACGATGGCAGACTCGTGCCGGGCTCCATGCTGGGGTGGGATGGAGTCGGCTGACGTGGTGGCGGACTAGCGCCGGGTTCCATGCCGGGGTGGGATGGAGTCGACTGACACGGTGGCGGACTAGCGCTGCGCTCCGTGTTGGGCTGGCGAGGTGGAGTTGGCTGATGGAGCGGACTTTGAGGAGGAGTCGGTGTCCTTGGCAGGACGATGCAGTGCTTTCTCCATAAGCAGAGACCATGTAAGACTTCTTGCAGTGTTGATACGTATCAAacatatcgacttttccaaacacttttgctattgttttggcctcgttcttgcatgatttgaatgaaactaacccggactgacgctgttttcagcagagctgcatgtatggttttcttgtgtgtaggaaaatggatatttagacgtcccagaaaatcccaataaaaaatagagaaaatccacgcaccgggaggaaccatgggccatAAGATGGGTcataggggggct harbors:
- the LOC123411914 gene encoding 36.4 kDa proline-rich protein-like, giving the protein MACLARVCSLLLVGVAVVLLLPGAHGSYSNCPPGHGGGGGGGGDPGHHHPPHHGKPPKHHPGPPSGPKCPPCHPPPTPRPPPTPPYGPPTPLPPPYVPPTPPYTPPSPPYIPPSPPYVPPTPLPPPYVPPYVPPTPPYTPPYVPPTPPYVPPSPPYVPPTPPYTPPYVPPYTPPYVPPPSPGRKTCPIDALKLNACVDVLSGLVHLVIGREARSKCCPLVQGVADLDAALCLCTTIRARVLNINIYLPVALRLLITCGKHPPNGFQCPTVLDA